The following coding sequences lie in one Manis javanica isolate MJ-LG chromosome X, MJ_LKY, whole genome shotgun sequence genomic window:
- the LOC108384863 gene encoding paraneoplastic antigen-like protein 5 — MAMTLLEDWCKGMDLDPRKALLIVGIPVECTEAEIKEAVKASLQPLCAYRVLGRMFRKEDNAKAVLIELADTVNYATLPRQIPGKGGAWEVVVKPRNPDDEFINRLHFFLKDEGRTMADVARTLGYSTPTEGMEAGGLANVKPPVFQPLNKSMSHQKLKVFSGSAFPGPGEEDFEVWLEQVTEMMQMLQVSEVEKRRRLVESLRGPALSIMRVLRANNDSMTVEQCVDALKQIFGNKEDCRAAKFKFLQTSQKSGEKTSCFLLRSEPLLQKAVQHSPLSVWSTDMIRLKHVLAQACMTTTVRAKLEPLDQHGCAPTFLELMKLIRDEEEQETTKSMKKEKQKHGGKSRQASGRQAAAEASVPTPQAIPQAQPLSEVSAQTGQERAAPSLKRKRVPCSSGTTQAACPTAKQPPVKQASQPAAEKLGNETGAGALSHPKP; from the coding sequence ATGGCCATGACACTGTTAGAGGATTGGTGCAAGGGAATGGATCTGGACCCCAGGAAGGCCCTGCTGATTGTGGGCATCCCGGTGGAGTGTACTGAGGCCGAAATTAAAGAGGCTGTGAAGGCCAGCTTGCAGCCCCTGTGTGCCTACAGGGTGCTGGGCAGAATGTTCAGGAAGGAAGACAATGCTAAAGCAGTCTTAATCGAATTGGCTGATACTGTCAATTATGCTACACTGCCCAGACAGATACCGGGAAAGGGAGGTGCCTGGGAAGTGGTGGTAAAGCCCCGTAATCCAGATGACGAATTTATCAATAGACTGCACTTCTTCCTAAAAGATGAGGGCCGGACAATGGCAGATGTGGCCAGAACCCTGGGGTATAGCACTCCCACTGAGGGCATGGAGGCAGGAGGCTTGGCCAATGTCAAACCACCAGTTTTTCAACCTCTAAACAAAAGCATGTCGCACCAAAAACTGAAAGTGTTTTCAGGAAGTGCTTTCCCAGGCCCGGGAGAAGAGGACTTTGAAGTCTGGCTGGAGCAGGTCACTGAGATGATGCAGATGTTGCAAGTGTCTGAGGTGGAGAAGAGGCGGCGCCTGGTGGAGAGCTTACGGGGTCCTGCTCTGTCCATTATGCGGGTGCTCCGGGCCAACAATGACTCTATGACAGTGGAGCAGTGCGTGGATGCCCTGAAGCAGATCTTTGGGAATAAAGAGGACTGCAGAGCCGCGAAGTTTAAATTCCTCCAGACTTCTCAGAAGTCTGGAGAGAAAACCTCTTGTTTTTTGCTACGGTCAGAGCCTCTGCTGCAGAAAGCTGTACAGCACAGCCCCTTGTCGGTGTGGAGCACAGACATGATTCGTCTAAAACACGTCCTGGCTCAGGCCTGCATGACCACCACCGTCCGGGCCAAGCTGGAGCCCCTGGATCAGCACGGCTGTGCTCCCACGTTTCTGGAGTTAATGAAGCTCATCCGGGATGAAGAGGAGCAGGAGACCACCAAGAGCATGAAAAAGGAGAAGCAGAAGCACGGTGGGAAGAGCCGCCAGGCCTCCGGCAGACAGGCGGCAGCAGAAGCCAGTGTTCCCACACCACAAGCCATCCCGCAGGCACAGCCCTTGAGTGAGGTCAGCGCGCAGACCGGCCAGGAAAGGGCTGCCCCATCACTGAAGCGCAAGCGAGTGCCATGCTCCTCCGGGACCACTCAGGCAGCATGTCCTACAGCTAAGCAACCTCCAGTGAAGCAGGCGTCTCAGCCAGCAGCAGAGAAGTTGGGAAACGAGACAGGGGCTGGGGCTTTGAGCCACCCCAAGCCCTAG